DNA sequence from the Colletotrichum destructivum chromosome 9, complete sequence genome:
GGAAGCTTGCGACAGACTACCCTGACGCCATGGACGAAAAGTCTGGTCGCCAGGGAAGTGCTGGATATGGAGGCGTTACTTACTCGAGGCCAATGGGATCCTCTGggtcttcttcgtcaggtGTATCTTCGGAATCGGAATCGGATGCAGACCGCCAACGCCGGGGTTCTTCTAGTCGGCACTCCCGCTCGAAATCCGCTTCCGAGGAGATTGCGCCTGCACGGAGATCCATACGCATAAAACTACACAGCGATGATGCCCTGCCTCAGCGTAAGCATAGGAAGACGCAATCTGCAGCAGCACGCTCCAAAGGCAACGGCGAACCCGGCTCCTCCGACATATCCGCACAGCTCAAGTCGCCGACATCTCCTGCTGGCGCGCTGACCCGTTATCCTAAGACGCCGGCCCCGCCTCGCCCCTTGATTCCTCGCAGACAGCCTTCGTACCTCAACCTTGAACCTTCGACCGACCCCAAATACCAGAAGACGCTAATtctggacctcgacgagactCTGATTCACAGCATGTCCAAGGGGGGACGCATGAGCACCGGGCACATGGTTGAGGTCAGACTGAGCCAGACCTACGTGGGCGCCGGAGGACAAACGTCTATCGGACCGCAGCATCCTATTCTCTACTGGGTCAACAAGCGCCCGCACTGCGATGACTTCCTGCGCCGGGTAAGAAGCCGTCGCAACTGGTCTACGTGCTACAGATCGCTAACATTTCCTCAAGGTTTGCAAATGGTACAATCTAGTTGTCTTCACAGCTTCGGTTCAAGAATATGCAGATCCCGTCATTGACTGGTTGGAAGCCGAGAGGAAGTTTTTTTCGGCGCGATACTACCGACAGCACTGCACATTCCGGCAAGGAGCCTTTATCAAAGACCTCAGCTCGGTTGAACCAGATTTGAGCAAGGTTATGATCTTGGACAATAGTCCGTTGAGTTATATGTTTCATCAAGGTATGTGGGATCGGCGCGTGCTGCTTGGGTCTCGGGAGTGTCATCTGACGTGCGTCCTCTGATAGACAATGCGATTCCTATCCAAGGGTGGATCAACGATCCGACGGACAACGACCTCTTGCACCTGGTGCCACTGCTCGAAGGTTTACAGTATGTTTCGGACGTGAGGGCGCTACTTGCATTGCGCGGAGGCGAGGACGGTCAGCACATGGCGTAGAGTTTGGGTCTGTAGAAGGAACTTTGGTGTACTGGCATGGGAACAACGAGGCGAACACCGACGGCTTCAACTACGTGGTGTAGGTCTGTATTAATATTTTGATAAAGTGACGGGAGACAAGTAGTTCTTGTGGTGGTACGACGTGTCGTCGGCACGGCTCTGCAAAGCTTCAAGAACACATGCCAGGGCACCAGCCTTTTAGCGATTGCCAAAGTCCACACCA
Encoded proteins:
- a CDS encoding Putative FCP1 domain, HAD superfamily protein produces the protein MPHGLYMLSKMNSLNIITSRVSPPPSPVASRSNSISSLGLAVQSDDQRGGESAENHGDDDQDDETFPLEKSAFEQRNDSHGMDLASEATPLIGESTNPSLRSTTWHSLPRRIAAGFINSLRWVLSILAVPGVYLISCLCDERGNFAPFFQFKKLLGFHDGNGKLATDYPDAMDEKSGRQGSAGYGGVTYSRPMGSSGSSSSGVSSESESDADRQRRGSSSRHSRSKSASEEIAPARRSIRIKLHSDDALPQRKHRKTQSAAARSKGNGEPGSSDISAQLKSPTSPAGALTRYPKTPAPPRPLIPRRQPSYLNLEPSTDPKYQKTLILDLDETLIHSMSKGGRMSTGHMVEVRLSQTYVGAGGQTSIGPQHPILYWVNKRPHCDDFLRRVCKWYNLVVFTASVQEYADPVIDWLEAERKFFSARYYRQHCTFRQGAFIKDLSSVEPDLSKVMILDNSPLSYMFHQDNAIPIQGWINDPTDNDLLHLVPLLEGLQYVSDVRALLALRGGEDGQHMA